The following are encoded together in the Pedobacter sp. D749 genome:
- a CDS encoding GH92 family glycosyl hydrolase, with protein MQFRKTSSILLLTASLFTNSIFAQQKTKLTQYVDPIIGSAKHGHVFVGANVPFGAVQLGPNNIFEGWDWCSGYNYSSNTITGFAHTHLSGTGIGDLGDISIMPATGKLLLEKGKTADDQQGYLSKFSHQNEVAKAGYYSVLLDKYQIKAELTATERVGFHKYTFKKGAENPHIIIDLIEGIGWDAPVSASFKQLDATTLVGHRNSKGWADDQRLYFVIKLSQPIKSLALYDSTVVKSGKTLSGKKLKAAVSFNAVNNDKLQIKVALSPVSIENAILNLKTELPGWDFASTVKSADAKWGKELSKVKIEASNTTKKVFYTALYHTMIAPSLFNDVNKDYLGTDKKVYKKAAFNNLTTFSLWDTYRAANPLFTILHQDKVNDVVNTMLAIYKQQGKLPVWHLMGSETNTMVGYHAVPVIVDAYLKGYRGFDVNLAYEAIKQSAMQKTDGIEYIQKLKHIPADKINESVGKALEYAIDDYCIAQMAKALNKTADYIYFSKRSKLYSLYFDPSVQFMRGKLANGNWRSPFNPFSSKHREDDYVEGNAWQYTWLVPQDVEGLINLFGGDKAFTNKLDSLFTLPLDLGTNGSPDISGLIGNYAQGNEPNHHITYLYTYAGRPWKTADLIRKIDKDFYSAKPDGLCGNEDVGQMSAWYIFTAMGFYPVNPANGAYVFGTPLVNDAVISLPGNKKFNIKVIGNSAENKYIQKIVLNGKPYSKSYILHKAIVAGGKMEIYMGNTPSATWGVKPEDRPISGK; from the coding sequence ATGCAGTTCAGGAAAACCTCGTCTATTCTACTTCTAACAGCCTCTCTCTTTACCAATAGTATCTTTGCACAACAAAAAACAAAATTAACCCAATATGTTGACCCAATAATTGGATCGGCAAAACACGGGCACGTTTTCGTTGGTGCCAATGTTCCGTTTGGTGCAGTACAACTTGGGCCGAATAATATTTTTGAAGGCTGGGATTGGTGCAGTGGCTACAATTATAGCAGTAATACCATTACTGGTTTCGCGCATACGCATTTAAGCGGAACGGGTATTGGCGATTTAGGTGATATTTCGATTATGCCTGCCACAGGTAAACTGCTTTTAGAAAAGGGCAAAACAGCCGATGATCAGCAAGGTTATCTCTCCAAATTTTCTCATCAAAATGAAGTGGCTAAAGCTGGTTATTACAGTGTATTGCTTGATAAATACCAAATTAAAGCAGAATTAACTGCAACCGAACGAGTAGGTTTTCACAAATATACTTTTAAAAAAGGTGCTGAAAATCCCCATATTATTATCGATTTAATTGAAGGCATTGGTTGGGATGCACCTGTATCTGCTTCGTTTAAGCAGTTAGATGCTACAACCCTGGTAGGTCATCGTAATTCGAAGGGCTGGGCCGACGATCAACGTTTGTATTTTGTAATCAAACTTTCGCAACCGATTAAAAGTCTTGCGCTTTACGATAGCACAGTGGTTAAAAGCGGTAAAACGTTATCTGGTAAAAAACTTAAGGCAGCAGTTAGTTTTAATGCCGTTAATAATGATAAACTTCAGATTAAAGTTGCTTTATCTCCTGTAAGTATCGAAAATGCCATTTTAAACCTGAAAACAGAATTGCCAGGCTGGGATTTTGCTTCAACCGTTAAAAGTGCCGATGCAAAATGGGGAAAAGAACTTTCTAAAGTTAAAATAGAAGCATCTAACACTACTAAAAAGGTATTTTACACGGCATTATACCATACTATGATTGCACCATCTTTATTTAATGATGTAAATAAAGATTATCTCGGTACAGATAAAAAGGTATACAAAAAAGCCGCTTTTAATAATTTAACAACTTTTTCCCTTTGGGATACCTATCGTGCAGCAAATCCGCTTTTCACTATCCTTCACCAGGATAAAGTAAACGATGTGGTAAATACGATGTTGGCCATCTATAAACAGCAGGGAAAACTTCCTGTTTGGCATTTAATGGGAAGCGAAACCAACACCATGGTAGGTTACCATGCGGTGCCGGTTATTGTTGATGCCTATTTAAAAGGATACCGGGGCTTTGATGTAAACCTGGCCTACGAAGCGATAAAACAATCGGCAATGCAAAAGACAGATGGCATAGAATATATTCAGAAGCTTAAACACATTCCAGCCGATAAAATAAACGAATCAGTAGGTAAGGCTTTAGAATATGCTATTGACGACTATTGTATTGCACAAATGGCTAAGGCATTGAACAAAACTGCAGATTACATTTATTTTAGTAAAAGATCGAAACTGTACAGTTTATATTTCGATCCAAGTGTTCAGTTTATGCGGGGTAAACTAGCCAACGGAAACTGGAGAAGCCCTTTCAATCCTTTTTCATCCAAACACCGTGAAGATGACTATGTAGAAGGCAATGCCTGGCAATATACCTGGTTGGTGCCACAAGATGTAGAAGGGTTGATCAATCTTTTTGGAGGGGATAAAGCCTTTACCAATAAACTTGATTCGCTATTTACCTTACCTTTAGATTTGGGAACCAATGGTTCGCCGGATATTAGTGGATTGATTGGTAATTATGCACAGGGAAATGAGCCTAACCACCACATCACTTATTTATATACTTATGCAGGTCGGCCATGGAAAACAGCCGATCTGATCCGTAAAATCGACAAAGATTTTTATTCCGCTAAGCCTGATGGTTTGTGCGGCAATGAAGATGTGGGGCAAATGAGCGCGTGGTATATTTTTACGGCAATGGGTTTCTATCCGGTAAATCCGGCAAACGGAGCTTATGTTTTCGGAACACCTTTGGTTAATGATGCGGTTATTTCGTTGCCTGGGAATAAGAAATTCAATATAAAGGTTATAGGTAATAGCGCAGAGAACAAATACATTCAGAAAATTGTACTGAATGGGAAGCCCTACAGTAAATCGTATATTCTTCATAAAGCTATTGTTGCTGGTGGAAAGATGGAGATTTATATGGGCAATACACCATCGGCAACCTGGGGCGTAAAACCTGAAGACAGGCCGATATCCGGAAAATAA
- a CDS encoding alpha-L-fucosidase encodes MKKLTLICLVLLIALQLKAQDYTPAASNLKQRVWFNDARFGLFIHWGPFSIPGSGEWVMNERKLTVHNYTNLKDFFNPVEFNAEQWVSMAKNAGMKYITLITRHHDGFSMWDTKYSDFNIMNTPYKKDIVKMMADECHKQGIKLYLYYSLLDWRREDYPHETGRTGQNSGRTGKGDYASYLQFMKNQLTELLTNYGEIGGIWFDGHWDQTEPEGSKDRTSRIDWKYNEIYGLIHKLQPQCMIGNNHHLTPFAGEDFQMFERDLPGENKSGLSFQKASDKLPLETCETISNSWGYNLSDTYYKSNKELVHMLVKAASLGSNLLLNIGPMPSGKIQPEFQDRLAGLGDWLKIYGESIYGTKAGFIKPQAWGSITQSDNKVYIHLVDGKTKTLDLENVPVKKIKKAYLLKDKSPVNYTFKKSKLSITTTLNNAEPDQVIALEIG; translated from the coding sequence ATGAAAAAATTAACCCTAATATGCCTTGTACTATTAATCGCATTACAGTTAAAAGCACAAGATTATACACCTGCGGCCTCTAACTTAAAACAAAGAGTATGGTTTAACGATGCCCGGTTTGGCTTATTTATCCACTGGGGGCCTTTTAGCATACCAGGAAGTGGTGAGTGGGTAATGAACGAACGAAAGTTGACTGTTCACAATTACACCAACCTTAAAGATTTTTTTAACCCGGTTGAGTTTAATGCAGAACAATGGGTGAGCATGGCGAAGAATGCCGGAATGAAGTATATTACACTGATCACCAGACATCATGATGGCTTTAGTATGTGGGATACTAAATATTCTGATTTCAACATCATGAATACGCCCTATAAAAAAGATATCGTAAAAATGATGGCCGATGAGTGCCATAAGCAAGGCATAAAACTATACCTGTATTATTCACTTTTAGATTGGCGCAGGGAAGATTATCCGCATGAGACCGGACGGACAGGGCAGAACTCAGGCAGGACCGGCAAAGGCGATTATGCAAGTTATTTGCAGTTTATGAAAAACCAGTTAACCGAGTTGTTGACCAATTATGGTGAAATTGGCGGAATCTGGTTTGATGGGCATTGGGATCAAACCGAACCAGAAGGATCAAAAGACAGAACATCACGAATTGATTGGAAATACAATGAAATTTATGGCTTAATTCACAAACTTCAGCCACAATGTATGATTGGGAATAACCACCACTTAACACCCTTTGCAGGCGAAGATTTCCAGATGTTCGAACGCGATCTTCCCGGAGAGAATAAATCAGGTCTAAGTTTTCAAAAGGCATCAGATAAATTACCGCTTGAGACCTGCGAAACCATTTCAAATTCGTGGGGATATAATTTGAGCGATACCTATTACAAATCAAATAAAGAACTGGTTCATATGTTGGTTAAAGCAGCAAGTTTGGGTTCCAATCTTTTACTGAACATTGGTCCGATGCCGAGTGGTAAAATTCAGCCGGAGTTTCAAGATCGTTTAGCCGGCTTAGGCGACTGGCTTAAAATTTATGGAGAAAGCATTTACGGAACTAAAGCAGGATTTATTAAACCACAGGCCTGGGGAAGTATTACGCAAAGCGACAACAAAGTTTATATCCACCTGGTTGATGGAAAAACGAAAACGCTTGATTTAGAGAACGTTCCGGTAAAGAAAATCAAAAAAGCCTATTTGCTAAAAGATAAAAGCCCCGTAAACTATACCTTTAAAAAATCAAAATTAAGCATTACCACAACCTTAAATAATGCGGAACCCGATCAGGTAATCGCTTTGGAGATTGGGTAA
- a CDS encoding S41 family peptidase has protein sequence MKKLKYGLLAAGFGLAALSFSFKEDLFLVSKNLDIFASLYKEININYVDDTNAPQLMKTGIDAMLDSLDPYTEYVPESEIEDYKLKYVSTQYGGIGASTVFIDGKLFINDVSEGYPANKSEIKAGDQVVSINGIAVKGKDRQEISQLLRGPKGTPVDLLVVRDGKEITKKLVRDEIKQPNVSYSGMLGDGIGYIKLDKFLENSGQEVKDALLAIQKENPKGVVLDLRNNGGGILQEAVKIVNLFVNKDQLIVTQKGKNIEKTIAYKTLLAPVSTSVPLVVLVNGNSASASEIVAGSLQDLDRAIVIGQRSYGKGLVQQTFNLPYNSLVKVTVAKYYTPSGRCIQKLDYAHKNADGIAERFADSTMVMYQTKAGRNVYSGNGVYPDIVVDAAKLSPITISMLNKNLFFNYANQYRKEKPNLTSAKTFQLSDADYAAFSGSLADKDLAYQSRTERLLSDLRVEAEKENKSAEVKTDLENLKYKLTSSKKTDLVSHKAEIKRVLETQIVSRYFYEKGRIEQSFQYDKELAAAKNLFTNQSQILAILKGDGNYKVIGKPTKATASID, from the coding sequence ATGAAGAAACTAAAATATGGTCTTTTAGCAGCAGGTTTCGGGCTGGCTGCTTTATCTTTTTCATTTAAAGAAGATTTATTTCTGGTTTCTAAAAACCTGGATATTTTTGCCTCACTCTATAAAGAAATCAATATCAACTATGTAGATGATACCAATGCCCCTCAGTTGATGAAAACAGGCATTGATGCCATGTTAGATAGTTTGGATCCGTATACTGAATATGTTCCCGAATCGGAAATTGAAGATTACAAACTAAAATATGTAAGCACGCAGTACGGAGGTATTGGTGCCAGCACTGTTTTTATCGATGGAAAACTGTTTATTAACGACGTGAGTGAAGGTTACCCGGCAAATAAAAGTGAGATTAAGGCAGGAGATCAGGTGGTAAGTATCAACGGAATTGCGGTAAAGGGCAAAGACCGCCAGGAAATTAGTCAGCTGTTGCGTGGCCCTAAAGGAACACCGGTTGATTTGTTGGTGGTTAGAGATGGAAAAGAAATTACTAAAAAACTTGTCCGTGATGAAATAAAACAGCCTAACGTTTCTTATTCTGGAATGCTTGGCGACGGAATAGGGTATATTAAACTTGATAAATTCCTGGAAAATTCTGGTCAGGAAGTTAAAGATGCCCTGCTGGCCATTCAAAAAGAAAATCCAAAAGGTGTAGTTTTAGATTTGAGAAACAACGGTGGAGGTATTTTGCAGGAAGCGGTGAAAATTGTGAACCTCTTTGTAAATAAGGATCAGCTTATTGTTACCCAAAAAGGCAAAAATATAGAGAAAACCATTGCCTATAAAACACTTTTAGCGCCAGTTTCTACATCGGTTCCGTTGGTGGTGCTTGTAAATGGAAATTCGGCTTCAGCCTCAGAAATTGTTGCTGGTTCGCTGCAGGATTTAGATCGTGCCATTGTAATCGGGCAGCGTAGTTATGGTAAGGGTTTGGTTCAGCAAACTTTCAATCTGCCTTATAACAGCCTGGTTAAAGTAACTGTTGCAAAGTATTATACGCCATCAGGCAGGTGTATTCAAAAATTAGATTATGCACATAAAAATGCGGATGGTATTGCCGAACGTTTTGCCGATTCTACCATGGTCATGTACCAGACCAAAGCAGGAAGAAATGTGTACAGCGGTAATGGTGTTTATCCCGATATTGTGGTTGATGCAGCCAAATTAAGCCCAATTACCATTTCAATGCTTAATAAAAACCTTTTCTTTAACTATGCAAATCAATACAGGAAAGAAAAGCCAAATTTAACTTCAGCCAAAACTTTCCAGTTATCTGATGCAGATTATGCTGCATTTTCTGGCAGCCTTGCCGATAAGGATTTGGCTTACCAAAGCCGTACCGAAAGATTGCTTTCCGATTTACGTGTTGAAGCCGAAAAGGAAAACAAATCCGCAGAAGTAAAAACGGATCTGGAGAACCTAAAATATAAACTCACCTCTTCTAAAAAAACGGATCTGGTTAGTCATAAAGCAGAAATTAAAAGAGTTTTAGAAACACAGATTGTGAGCCGTTATTTTTACGAAAAAGGAAGAATTGAGCAGAGTTTTCAATACGATAAAGAATTGGCTGCCGCTAAAAACCTTTTTACCAACCAATCGCAGATTCTGGCCATTTTAAAAGGAGACGGAAATTACAAGGTAATTGGAAAACCAACCAAAGCCACCGCATCAATAGACTAA
- a CDS encoding porin family protein has protein sequence MKKIIFSIVFLTLGWATSQAQTFNLGVKAGVNLAKINADFASEENRLGYQIGAWARIGGASFYVQPEAYIGSKGNKFISIQQNNGNEVAAEGKVKFTTLDVPVLLGTKFGAKNLNFRVMAGPVISFILDENSSFSSAYQQATDFDNYKNQALGLQAGAGVDVGNISVDLRYEAGLSNISRSEKYSQKPNLFQLSLGFKIL, from the coding sequence ATGAAAAAGATTATCTTCTCCATTGTTTTCCTAACCCTGGGTTGGGCAACATCACAGGCACAAACCTTTAATCTAGGTGTAAAAGCCGGCGTTAACTTAGCTAAAATTAATGCAGATTTTGCAAGTGAAGAAAACCGTTTAGGTTATCAGATCGGTGCATGGGCACGTATTGGCGGTGCAAGTTTTTATGTGCAGCCAGAGGCTTACATTGGCAGCAAAGGCAACAAATTCATCAGTATTCAGCAAAACAACGGTAATGAAGTAGCTGCTGAAGGAAAAGTAAAATTTACCACTTTAGATGTTCCTGTGTTGTTGGGAACAAAATTTGGCGCTAAAAATTTAAACTTCCGTGTAATGGCCGGCCCGGTAATTTCATTTATCCTGGATGAAAATTCGTCATTTAGCTCAGCCTATCAGCAAGCAACAGATTTCGACAATTACAAAAACCAGGCATTGGGTTTACAGGCCGGTGCCGGTGTAGATGTAGGTAATATTTCAGTTGATTTACGTTATGAAGCTGGTTTATCAAACATCAGTAGAAGTGAAAAATATAGCCAGAAACCTAATTTATTTCAATTGAGTTTAGGATTTAAGATTTTGTAA